From a region of the Helianthus annuus cultivar XRQ/B chromosome 5, HanXRQr2.0-SUNRISE, whole genome shotgun sequence genome:
- the LOC110941552 gene encoding oleosin G has protein sequence MTDRTTAGPLQLHRPPPFLHRLRHHSLNSTQLMGIMTLLISGAILLLLTGVTITVSLVGLIFCTPVIILTSPIWVPIGTLLFVVVAGFLLVCGSGVATVAAVAWLYKYFRGLHPVGSDRVDYARSRIVDTASHMKDYAREYGGYLQSKVKDAAPGA, from the coding sequence ATGACCGATCGGACCACCGCCGGCCCACTCCAACTCCACCGTCCACCACCATTCCTCCACCGCCTCCGCCACCACTCACTTAACTCAACCCAACTCATGGGCATCATGACCCTCCTCATCTCCGGCGCCATCTTGCTCCTCCTCACCGGCGTCACTATCACCGTCTCCCTCGTGGGCCTCATCTTCTGCACACCCGTTATCATCCTAACTAGTCCCATATGGGTCCCGATTGGTACCCTCTTGTTCGTAGTTGTAGCCGGTTTTCTCTTGGTTTGCGGTTCGGGTGTTGCTACCGTTGCCGCGGTGGCGTGGTTGTATAAATATTTTAGAGGGTTGCACCCGGTCGGGTCCGACCGGGTGGATTACGCGAGGAGCCGGATCGTGGATACCGCGAGTCATATGAAGGATTATGCTAGGGAGTATGGAGGGTATTTACAAAGTAAGGTGAAGGATGCGGCTCCCGGtgcttga